A DNA window from Pogona vitticeps strain Pit_001003342236 chromosome 2, PviZW2.1, whole genome shotgun sequence contains the following coding sequences:
- the LOC110070711 gene encoding uncharacterized protein LOC110070711 has product MPEMANKQSWHCLGAEIGLMAHNKDLLTFEEVAVHFTQEEWDFLSPDQKALHREVMEEIWWLLEFLGDHNLAVQHCKEPSVPLLKITPTEKTPCNCIECGKNFTDSTSLSLHRRPHRGDKPHKCMECGKSFSRSSPLSLHQRTHTGEKPYKCMECGKSFSRRDHLNLHQRTHTGEKPYKCMECGKTFRQSGNFRSHQRIHTGEKPYKCMECGKSFSSSSKLNSHERTHTGEKPYKCMECGKYFIDSTSLSLHKKTHTAEKPHKCLECGKNFRNRSNLHSHQKSHTGEKPYECMECGKSFSRSSQLRSHQRTHTGEKPYKCMECGKSFRQSGNLRSHQIIHTGDKPYKCMECGKSFSSSSQLNSHQRIHTGEKPYKCMECGKSFIDSTNLNLHQRTHTGEKPHKCLECGKSFRNRGNLRSHQKTHTGEKPYECMECRKSFSRSSHLSLHQRIHTGEKPYKCMKCGKSFNYSSKLNSHQRTHSGEKPYKCMECGKNFIDIYSLNLHKRIHTGEKPYKCMECGKAFIRSSPLSLHQRTHTGEKPYKCNDCGKSFSSSSKLNLHQNTHTGEKPHKCMECGKSFNRRDLLNSHQRTHTGEQPHKCMECGKSFSSNSKLNLHQRTHTGEQPHKCMECGKSFRHSSNLRYHQRTHTGEKPYECLECGKSFRLSSHLTSHQRIHTGEKPYKCMECGKSFRQSSILRSHQRTQHGEKPYECMECGKRFSGICSLNSHKRTHAEEKLYKCMEWL; this is encoded by the coding sequence GTGACCACAATCTGGCTGTGCAACATTGTAAGGAGCCATCTGTTCCATTGTTGAAAATAACTCCCACTGAGAAGACACCATGTAattgcatagaatgtggaaagaacttcactGATAGTACCAGCCTTAGTTTACATAGAAGGCCACACAGAGGAgataaaccacataaatgcatggaatgtgggaagagtttcagtcgGAGCAGTCCActtagtttacatcaaagaactcacacaggcgaaaaaccatataaatgcatggaatgtggaaagagcttcagtaggAGGGATCACCTgaatttacatcaaagaactcacacaggagagaaaccgtataagtgcatggaatgtggaaagaccttcagacAGAGTGGTAACTTTAGGTCGCATcagagaattcacactggggaaaaaccgtataaatgcatggaatgtggaaagagcttcagttccAGCAGTAAACTAAattcacatgaaagaactcacacaggtgagaaaccgtataaatgcatggaatgtggaaagtatTTTATTGACAGTACCAGCCTTAGTTtacataaaaaaacacacacagctgagaaaccacataaatgcctggaatgtgggaagaattTCAGGAACAGAAGTAACCTTCATTCTCATCAAAAatcccacactggggagaaaccatatgaatgcatggaatgtgggaagagctttagtcgaaGCAGTCAGcttcgttcacatcaaagaactcacactggggagaaaccgtataaatgcatggaatgtgggaagagcttcagacagagtggtaaccttaggtcacatcaaataattcacactggggataaaccgtataaatgcatggaatgtggaaagagcttcagttccAGCAGCCAActgaattcacatcaaagaattcatacaggggagaaaccgtataaatgcatggaatgtggaaagagcttcattgaCAGTACCAACCTTAATttacatcagagaactcacacaggtgagaaaccacataaatgcctggaatgtgggaagagtttcaggaACAGAGGTAACCTTCGTTctcatcaaaaaactcacactggggagaaaccatatgaatgcatggaatgtagaaagagcttcagtcggagcagTCACcttagtttacatcaaagaattcacactggggagaaaccgtataaatgcatgaaatgtggaaagagcttcaattaCAGCAGTAAACtaaattcacatcaaagaactcactcaggtgagaaaccgtataaatgcatggaatgtggaaagaacttcattGACATTTACAGCCTTAATTTGcataaaagaattcacacaggggagaaaccatataaatgcatggagtgtggaaaagCATTCATTCGGAGCAGTCCActtagtttacatcaaagaactcacacaggagagaaaccatataaatgcaatgactgtggaaagagctttagttccAGCAGTAAACTAAATTTACATCAAAatactcacacaggagagaaaccacataagtgcatggaatgtggaaagagcttcaatagGAGGGATCTCctgaattcacatcaaagaactcacacaggtgagcaaccacataaatgcatggaatgtggaaagagcttcagttccAACAGTAAACTaaatttacatcaaagaactcacacaggtgaacaaccacataaatgcatggaatgtgggaagagttttaGGCACAGCAGTAACCTTCGttaccatcaaagaactcacacgggTGAGAAACCGTATGaatgtttggaatgtggaaagagcttcagattGAGCAGTCATCTTacttcacatcaaagaattcacactggggagaaaccatataaatgcatggaatgtggaaagagcttccgacAGAGCAGTATCCTTAGGTCACATCAGAGAACTCAAcatggggagaaaccatatgaatgtatggaatgtggaaagcgcTTCAGTGGCATCTGTAGCCTTAATTCACATAAAAGAACTCACGCAGAGGAGAAattatataaatgcatggaatggtTGTAA